One window from the genome of Salvia splendens isolate huo1 chromosome 9, SspV2, whole genome shotgun sequence encodes:
- the LOC121747478 gene encoding putative GATA transcription factor 22 has protein sequence MNLNLSPMEQVKDKEHDEQQQAFNFGLNPQIFSCSSSSSASCQIFFNPSEDHMGFYHPQLYQPKDGYYEYDRGSSSSTSYDIKNKLENGVKWMAWKNDRVAEAARIEVKKVLRPSSVETDLRSSYNCDVTIRVCSDCHTTKTPLWRSGPKGPKSLCNACGIRQRKARRAMAAAAAANCGGAPEVKAKEKTGKQRCKVGGGGSSTSTATGKKMDFEDFLSHKLAIHRVFPQDENEAAILLMALSSGLVHA, from the exons ATGAACCTTAACCTTTCTCCTATGGAGCAGGTGAAGGATAAGGAGCATGATGAGCAGCAGCAGGCCTTCAATTTCGGCCTAAATCCTCAAATTTTTTCTTGTTCGTCGTCTTCTTCTGCATCATGTCAAATTTTCTTCAATCCAAGTGAAGATCACATGGGGTTTTATCACCCCCAATTATACCAGCCCAAG GATGGGTATTATGAGTATGATAGaggatcatcatcatcaacatctTATGATATCAAAAACAAGTTGGAAAATGGAGTAAAATGGATGGCTTGGAAGAACGATCGTGTAGCTGAAGCTGCGAGGATTGAAGTTAAGAAGGTGTTGCGTCCGTCTTCAGTCGAAACTGATCTGAGATCATCTTACAACTGTGACGTCACAATTAGGGTTTGCTCAGATTGCCACACAACCAAGACCCCTCTTTGGAGAAGTGGTCCCAAAGGTCCCAAG TCTCTTTGCAATGCATGTGGGATTAGGCAAAGGAAGGCGAGGCGCGCCatggcagcggcggcggcggccaaCTGCGGAGGGGCACCAGAGGTCAAGGCGAAGGAGAAGACGGGAAAGCAACGGTGCAAAGTAGGTGGTGGTGGATCATCAACTAGTACTGCTACTGGGAAGAAGATGGATTTTGAGGATTTCTTGAGTCACAAATTGGCAATTCATAGAGTTTTCCCTCAAGATGAAAACGAAGCTGCGATCTTGCTCATGGCCCTATCTTCTGGCCTCGTTCATGCATGA